From Opisthocomus hoazin isolate bOpiHoa1 chromosome 10, bOpiHoa1.hap1, whole genome shotgun sequence, a single genomic window includes:
- the LOC142362610 gene encoding olfactory receptor 14J1-like has translation MTNSSSITQFLLLAFADTRELQLLHFWLFLAIYLTALLSNSLIIIAIACDHRLHTPMYFFLLNLSILDLGSISTTVPKSMANSFWDIRAISYAGCVVQLFFFVFLIVGEYCLLIVMAYDRYMAICKPLHYEPMMGSRACVHMAAAAWGSAFLYALLHTANTFSIPLCKGNAVEHFFCEIPQILKLSCSQSYLREVGLLGASVSIAFGCFVFIVLSYVQIFRAVLRIPSEQGRHKAFSTCLPHLAVVSLFVSTIMISYLKPPTISSPSLVVVIAVLYSVVPPAVNPLIYSMRNQELKDALKKLIQSVVFQQQ, from the coding sequence atgaccaatagcagctccatcacccagttcctcctcctggcatttgcagacacacgggagctgcagctcttgcacttctggctcttcctggccatctacctgactgccctcctcagcaacagccTCATCATCATCGCCATAGcttgtgaccaccgcctccacacacccatgtacttcttcctcctgaaCCTCTCCAtcctcgacctgggctccatctccaccactgtccctaaatccatggccaattccttCTGGGACATCAGGGCCATTTCCTATGCAGGGTGTGTTGTCCAgctatttttctttgtcttcttgattgtgggggagtattgtcttctcattgtcatggcctatgaccgctacatggCCATTTGCAAACCTCTTCACTATGAAccgatgatgggcagcagagcttgtgtccacatggcagcagctgcctggggcagtgcttttctctatgctctcttgcacaccgccaatacattttcaattcctctctgcaagggcaatgctgtggaacacttcttctgtgaaatcccccagatcctcaagctctcctgctcacagtcctacctcagggaagttgggcttcttggggctAGTGTTTctatagcttttgggtgttttgttttcattgtgctgtcctatgtgcagatcttcagggccgtgctgaggatcccctctgagcagggacggcacaaagccttttccacgtgcctccctcacctggctgtggtctccctgtttgtCAGCACTATCATGATTTCTTATCTGAAGCCCCCTACTATCTCCTCCCCTTCCTTGGTTGTGGTGATAGCTGTcctgtactcagtggttcctccagcagtgaaccccctcatctacagcatgaggaaccaggagctcaaagatgccctgaagaagcttATTCAGTCAGTAGTATTTCAGCAGCAATGA